TGCTGCGCTGGGATTAGAGCCGGTCCTTGCGAAACGCGTGCGTGAGCTATCGAAAGGCTACGGCCGCCGTCTCATGCTGGCGCTGGGCCTGCTTGCGCCGCACGACATGCTTCTGATGGACGAGCCGTTCGACGGCTTCGATCTTCGACAAACGCGCGACGTCATCGGCTTGCTCCGCGACCAGGCGGCCCACGGGCGAACGCTCATGCTCGCCATCCATCAGCTGGCCGATGCAGAGCGCGCCTGTGACCGCTTTGTCTTGCTCGCCGGAGGTCGGGTACGCGGCTTTGGCACGCTTGACGAGCTGCGCGCGCGCACCGCTTCGCCTGGCGGATCGCTGGAGGACATTTTTCTTGCGCTCACGTAAGACAGATCGCGTGCATTTGGCGCCGCTGCGGCCCCTCCTGGCGAAAGAGCTGGCAGAGATCGTCAGCGGCCGGGCACTGTGGACCATGTTGCTGCTGGTCTGTCCGCTGGTCGGATACAGCTTTGTCCAGGCAGTCTCGCTCTACAGCGAGTCGAGCAGCGCCGCGCTGCAATCGCCGGCGATGGCGTCAGGACTGTCGCCGCTCGACGGCATCCTGGTTCCGACGTTCGGTGCGTTCTACGTCGCGGTCACGCTGCTATTCCCCTTCGTGGCGATCCGGGTGCTCGGCCAGGAGAAGGAATCCGGCTCGTTGCGCCTTCTGGTCCAACTCCCTTATCGGCCATCCACGCTCATTGTCGTGAAGCTGGTCGCCGTGCTTGCAGCATGGGGGGTGGTGAGCATTCCAGCGCTTTCCACCCTGGTGCTGTGGATGATGCTTGGCGGGCATCTGGCGCTTGCGGAAACGATCAATCTTCTGTTCGGTCACTTGCTTTACGGGCTCGTTGTCGGCGCCACCGCTCTGTTTGCGGCAACCATATCCGAAAGCGCGGCCACTGCGGCCATCCTCGCGCTCGCCGCAACCATCGGATCGTGGGTGATTGATTTCACATTCGCCGGCCGCTCCGGCTTGTCGGCGTGGATAGCGCAGATATCGCTGACCCAGACCCTGCGCGGTTTCGAGCAGGGGCTGTTTTCCGCCGGGCTCGTGCTGGGAATCACGGCTGTGATTTGCTCCCTCGTAGCGCTTTGCAGCGTGTGGCTGCCGCCCGGGACCCCGACACGGACCAAGCTTGTGCGATCAGTGCAGTGTGTGGTCGTTACCATCGTCGTACTCGGCGTTGCAATGCAGATAAAGACAACAGCCGACACCGCGGAAGACCGGCGGAATTCCTTTGCACCGGCGGACCAGCGCCTGCTCGCCACGCTTCGTCTGCCGCTTGCGATCATAGTCCATCTCGCTCCCGAGGATCCGCGTTACATCGATTTGCGGCGCAATGTGCTCGCCAAGCTTGAGCGTGCGATGCCCAACGTGTCGATCGTGCTTTCGAGCAGCCATCAGGATTATGCCGGGAAAACGGATGCCTATGGCGAGATCGAATACGCGTATGGCGGTCGAAACGATGTGAGCCGGTCGACCAGCCCGCGAGAAATCCTGCCGCTCGTCTATGCGCTCGCGGGGACCGAGCCGCCCAAGCCTGCGGCGGCCATGGACTATCCCGGTTATCCGCTGGTTACGAGTGCGGAGGCGACCCTGCTCTGGTTCTTCGGCGCCCTGCCGCTCTTGATCGCGCTCGTCTGGTGGCGAAGCCGTCGTCCGCCTCCGATCAGCCGCTACCCGTTCATGAAGGAGACCAACCATGCGGATCAGCAGCAGCATTAAAGCGGTTGTCGTATCGACGATCGGCTTCGCGGCATTATCCCTCCCGGGTCTTGCCGCCCCACCCACCACCTTCGATCTGGCCGACGAAACTGCCGGCGCGGAACCCAAGTCGTTCGTCCCGGTGGTCGGCTTCTGGCGCGTCGCGGATGACAATGGGAAAAAGGTGCTCGTCGTCGACGGCCGGCAGTGGAAGGAGGGGCAGTCCTCGGCCGGCATTGCCGACAAGGCGCGCACGCTCTATGGCGAGCGCTACGCGGAATTCCTCGATCGCGTGCAGGCCTATGCCTACTTCCCCTATGTGGTCGCCCCCAACGTACAGAGCTTCACAGATGGCGAGATCACGGTTCGCTTCCAGGGATTATCGGGCCGCATCGATCAGGGCGCCGGCATCCTGTTCAATCTCAAGCAGAACGGCGACTATTTGACGATCCGCGCCAACTGCCTAGAGAACAATCTGGTGCTTTGGAAATTCGAGAACGGCAAGCGTTCGTCCGTCCACTGGGTGCGCAACACGCCGACCGCCACGCATCAGTGGCACGATCTCAAGGTTCGCATTACCGGCACCAAGGTCGAGGGCTATCTCGATGGCAAGCTCTATCTTGAACACACGCTCGCTCAGCCTGTTTCTGGCCGCATCGGGCTATGGTCGAAAGCCGACAGCCACATGTACTTTTCCGATTATACGGTGACGGCCGCCAACTGACGCGGGGAGGCGGCGGCGCGTGCCGCAGATCCCCGCGATAGCCGCAGCCTTCTCACGATCTGCACGATGGCGAGATAGATACCGGGAGCTGCGCGACCCGGCTGGTCCTTGATGGCATTTACGACGTCTCCTCCGGCGGCTTGATGTGGCGGAACGAGAACAGCAGCGCGAGGTCATAGGCGATCTTGAGCGCGCCGCAGATCACGAGCGGCAATCCTGAAAAGGTCGTCGTCAGAAGCGCGCCCGCAATCGCCGGGCTGATGGCGGAGGCCAGGCTGCGGGGGACCGCGGTCACGCTCGCGGCGGCTGGCCGCTCGGCGGGTGTTACCACGGCCATGACGTAGGAGGTTCGCGTCGGAACATCCATTTGCGAGAGCGCCGCGCGGAGCAAGAGAAGGCCTAGCGCGACATAGAGATTGGGCGCGAAGGCCGCAAGGATCAGAAAGACGCTGGATGGAATATGCGTGAATACCATCGTGTTGACGAGCCCGACGCGCTTCGCCAGCCACGCCGCCACGGGATAGGAAAAAGCACTGAGCGTGCTCGACCAGAAAAAGAAGAGCCCGGCCTGCGCGAGCGACAGATCGAAGCGCTGAAACAGCCACAGCGCCAGCAGCGATTGCACGACGAAGCCTCCCGCGAAGGCATCGACGCTGAACAGTATTGCCAGCTTGTAGACCGTTCTGCGTGAAGGCCCGAGCGGCGCATGGCTTTGCTGCTGCGCCTGCGTGGTCGGGAGCCGGCGGTAGAGGATTGCGCTCGCCACACCCAGCGCGGCGTAGAGATAGAACATCAGGCGCAGCGCAGCCAGATTGGCGACGCCTGCCGCGGTCAGGAATTCAGGCAAGGACGAGGCAAGCGATCCTGCCGCGGCCGACAGCGCGCCGATCAGGCTGTAGCGCGCGAAGACGCGGGTGCGGTCCTGATCCGCAGCGCCGCGCGCGAGCATGGCATGTTCGAGCGGCACCAGGACGCCGAGATCGCCGGCAGAAGGATTGATCGTGCCGATGAATGCGACCACTGCAATCAGGACCAGGTGCCCGACATTGGGGAAGACCAATCCCGTCGCCGACATCAGCCCGGCACCCAGCAACATCAGCAAACGGAGGTCGCGGCGGGGCGCAATCATGCCAACACCGAGCGTCAGTACGGCGGTTCCCAACAGCGAGGCGGTGGCAATGAGCCCGACCGCGACGGCATCGTAGCCGAGCTCCGTCATGTAGGCGGGAAGGATGATGATCGCAAAGCCGTCGGCGAACCCGCGCAGCCCGCGGGCAACATAAAGCCTGATAATGCTGACCCGCATCGTCTCCGTCCGGTCTTGCAATGCGACGTCTATCACGGCAGCACCGTGATCCTGATCCGGTCAAAACGGGTAACGCTGTCCGCCTTGGTCCAGAGCGCGATCCCCCCGGCCTCGTCAAATGTTCCATCGGTCACGCTGAACAGCGCCTCGCCGTCATAGGAAACAGTGAAGCGGTCGCCTTCGGCCCGCAGCGAGAGGACGTGCCATTCGCGCAGCGTGACTTTCAGGTCCGAGCCGCCGAGCAGCTCGCGACGTCCGTTGACGACCCGATAGAAGCGCACATTGTCTTCCAGGGCGTTGGCCCGCGCCACGTAATAATTGTCCGGATCGGCCAACCGCACGGCGATGCCGCCGGCCTGGTCTACCTTGCCGGCGATGGCCTTGAAGCGAAGCGTAACCTCGATGTTGGCGGCCGACAGGCTGTCGTGGATCGCAAGCGGAAAGCGGTAGCCGCTTTGGTCCGTGCTGATCTGCTCGATCGCCCGTCCATCGTCTGCGCTTGGGTCCTCGGTCACGATCCATTCGCCTTCCTGTCCCTTGCCGGTCCTCGCAAAGTTAAATCCGCTCGGCGGCGATCCGAGCGCCATTCGACCGATCACGATCATGGGCAACACTCCGGTTTCAGCGAACGATGACACGCCGGCGCACGCGGCACGCTGGCCGCGGCAAGGCTCACAACAGGTCTGACGGGGTGAGGAAACTCCGGCCTTGTTCCATCCACGCGCAAGCCCTCGAGAGATCGAGCATTGCGCAGAGCTTGGACAGCAAGCCGTCTGGCGGGGAGTCTGCGGTTTCCCCGATGCTTACGAGGATAAATCCACGGCGATGACGGCGCAAGCCCCGCGAGCCTGGTGCCACCTCAGCCGAGGGAGCGCTCCGCAAGGAGCGCGTCTCGAAGGGCGAATAACGCGGAGCGCCCTAGTTGTTCGCGCCCGGCGAATCGTCGAGCGCCTTGAACGCCTCTTCGAGCTGCGGCGAGATCGCCACGTTGAGCCGCTCCCCGGTCGGCAACCGCCTGACGAACCACTTGTCGTAGAGCGGCACCAGGTCGTGGTTGGAGCCGAGCTTGCGGAACGCGCGCTCGACCACGGCGGAAAGCTGCGGCTCGCCCTTGCGGAACATGATGCCGTAGGGATCGTAGGACAGGTAGTCGCCGGTGACACGGAACCTGTCCTGCGACTTGTGCCGGGCGATCAATCCGTAGAGCAGGATGTCGTCGGTGGCGAAGGCATCGGCCTTGCCGTCGACCAGCGTCTGGTAGGACTGCTCATGGTCGGCCGCCGCGATGATATTGAGGCCGAGCGAGAACTTCTTGTCGGCGCCATGGATCGCCTGCTCGTTGGTGGTGCCCTTGGTGACCACCACGGTCTTGCCCTTGAGGTCGGTGATCCCGGAAACGTTCGCGGCCTTCGGCACCATCAGCTTGGTGCCGGCGACGAACATCAAGGGCGAGAACGCCACCTGCTTGGCGCGCTCGGAATTCGCCGTGGTCGATCCGCATTCGAGATCGATCTTCTTCTCGAGCACCGCCTGGATGCGGTCGTCGGAGGTGACCTTGACGTAGTCGATTTTGAGATTGGGATCGTCGACCTCGACGCCGATCTCGTCGACCACGGCCTCGCACAGTTCGAGGCTGTAACCGATCGGCCGGTTGGCCTGGTCGAGGAACGAGAACGGCGGCGAGCTCTCGCGATAGCCGAGCCGCACGACATGGCTGTTCTTGATCGCCGACAGCGTGGGGCTGAGCCCCTCGCCGCCTGTTGTCTGGGCCATGGCGGGCGATGCCAGCAGGCACGCCGCCAGCCACAATCCGACCGCCGATACCGGCCCTGAACGCCGAGGCATGGTTCGCCTCCTCTAGTGGCCGGCCAGCACGGCGCCCGGCACGGCATCGGAGGGCACGGCGTCGTCAGGCCCGAGCTCATGCTCGCCCTTGAGCTCGCCCTCCCACTTCGCCACCACGGCGGTCGCAAGCGAGTTGCCGATCACGTTGGTGGCGCTGCGTCCCATGTCGAGGAAGGTGTCGATGCCCATGATCATGAGCAGGCCCGCCTCCGGGATGCCGAACTGGCTGAGGGTGGAGGCGATCACGACCAGAGAGGCGCGCGGCACGCCGGCAACCCCCTTCGAGGTGATCATCAGGGTCGCGAGCATCGCGAGCTGCGTGCCGAGCGACATGTCGATATGGTAGGTCTGCGCGATGAAGATGCTGGCGAAGGTGCAATACATCATCGTGCCGTCGAGATTGAACGAATAGCCAAGCGGCAGCACGAAGGCCGAGATCCGCGACGAAGCCCCGAAACGGTTGAGGCCCTCCAGCGTCTTCGGATAGGCGGCTTCCGACGAGGCGGTCGAGAAGGCGATCATCAGGGGCTCGCGGATCAGCTTCAGCAGATGGTTGTAGCGCGGCCCGATGACGATAAAGCCGACGATGACCAGGATGCCCCACAGGATCATCAGCGACAGATAGAAGCCGCCCATGAAGACGACGAGCTTCCACAGCACGCCGAGGCCGTTCTTGGCGACCGTGGCGGTGATCGCGGCCCACACCGCGACCGGCGCGAACAGCATCACATAGGAGGTGACCTTCAGCATGATGTGCGCGAGGTCGTCGATCAGCGCGAGGATCGGCTTGGCCCGTTCCGGCAGCGCGCCGAGCGCGACCGCGAAGAACACCGCGAACACCACGATCTGCAGGATTTCATTCTGCGCCATCGCGTCCGCGATCGAGGTCGGGATCAAATGCGTGAGGAACTTCTCGATCGAGAAGGCGGAGACCGGCAGGCCGGTCGATTGCGTCTTTTCCGGCAGCGTGCCCGGGAAATTGGCGCCGGGCTGCAGCAGGTTGACCATCACGAGGCCGAGCAGCAGCGACACGAAGGAGGCGCTGACGAACCAGCCCATGGTTTTGGCAAACACCCGGCCGAGCTTGGAGCCGGACCCCATATGAGCGATGCCGCCGACCAGCGTTGCGAAAACCAGCGGCGCGATGATCATCTTGATCAGGCGCAGGAACAGCATGGCGATCAGATTGATGTCGGCCGCAAGCTCGGCCCGGCTGTCGGGCATGAGGTTGAAGATCAGCGCCCCCATCACGATGCCGAGAACCATCGCGCCGAGGATGAATTGCGTAAACCTGTTCGACATGTGCTTACCCCCGTAAGTCCGGGCCGGGCCGTGTTTCCGAAGTTCGTAAGCTGATGGGGAGCCTTTGAAACGAACCTCGGAAACAAAGGTGCA
This genomic interval from Bradyrhizobium sp. NP1 contains the following:
- a CDS encoding ABC transporter ATP-binding protein; the protein is MTNRSDTMLRVEDLTKRYDAEGAGIDHVTFSAVRGDVLGIIGPNGAGKTTLLEAIAGLLAADAGRVLWRSEPLPTSARRHALFYLPDGVRPYPDQWTAQVIWSFASVYRRSQADVRAIIAALGLEPVLAKRVRELSKGYGRRLMLALGLLAPHDMLLMDEPFDGFDLRQTRDVIGLLRDQAAHGRTLMLAIHQLADAERACDRFVLLAGGRVRGFGTLDELRARTASPGGSLEDIFLALT
- a CDS encoding ABC transporter permease subunit; translated protein: MTSCARAPLRLADRWRTFFLRSRKTDRVHLAPLRPLLAKELAEIVSGRALWTMLLLVCPLVGYSFVQAVSLYSESSSAALQSPAMASGLSPLDGILVPTFGAFYVAVTLLFPFVAIRVLGQEKESGSLRLLVQLPYRPSTLIVVKLVAVLAAWGVVSIPALSTLVLWMMLGGHLALAETINLLFGHLLYGLVVGATALFAATISESAATAAILALAATIGSWVIDFTFAGRSGLSAWIAQISLTQTLRGFEQGLFSAGLVLGITAVICSLVALCSVWLPPGTPTRTKLVRSVQCVVVTIVVLGVAMQIKTTADTAEDRRNSFAPADQRLLATLRLPLAIIVHLAPEDPRYIDLRRNVLAKLERAMPNVSIVLSSSHQDYAGKTDAYGEIEYAYGGRNDVSRSTSPREILPLVYALAGTEPPKPAAAMDYPGYPLVTSAEATLLWFFGALPLLIALVWWRSRRPPPISRYPFMKETNHADQQQH
- a CDS encoding LamG domain-containing protein, encoding MRISSSIKAVVVSTIGFAALSLPGLAAPPTTFDLADETAGAEPKSFVPVVGFWRVADDNGKKVLVVDGRQWKEGQSSAGIADKARTLYGERYAEFLDRVQAYAYFPYVVAPNVQSFTDGEITVRFQGLSGRIDQGAGILFNLKQNGDYLTIRANCLENNLVLWKFENGKRSSVHWVRNTPTATHQWHDLKVRITGTKVEGYLDGKLYLEHTLAQPVSGRIGLWSKADSHMYFSDYTVTAAN
- a CDS encoding MFS transporter — protein: MRVSIIRLYVARGLRGFADGFAIIILPAYMTELGYDAVAVGLIATASLLGTAVLTLGVGMIAPRRDLRLLMLLGAGLMSATGLVFPNVGHLVLIAVVAFIGTINPSAGDLGVLVPLEHAMLARGAADQDRTRVFARYSLIGALSAAAGSLASSLPEFLTAAGVANLAALRLMFYLYAALGVASAILYRRLPTTQAQQQSHAPLGPSRRTVYKLAILFSVDAFAGGFVVQSLLALWLFQRFDLSLAQAGLFFFWSSTLSAFSYPVAAWLAKRVGLVNTMVFTHIPSSVFLILAAFAPNLYVALGLLLLRAALSQMDVPTRTSYVMAVVTPAERPAAASVTAVPRSLASAISPAIAGALLTTTFSGLPLVICGALKIAYDLALLFSFRHIKPPEETS
- a CDS encoding amino acid ABC transporter substrate-binding protein; the encoded protein is MPRRSGPVSAVGLWLAACLLASPAMAQTTGGEGLSPTLSAIKNSHVVRLGYRESSPPFSFLDQANRPIGYSLELCEAVVDEIGVEVDDPNLKIDYVKVTSDDRIQAVLEKKIDLECGSTTANSERAKQVAFSPLMFVAGTKLMVPKAANVSGITDLKGKTVVVTKGTTNEQAIHGADKKFSLGLNIIAAADHEQSYQTLVDGKADAFATDDILLYGLIARHKSQDRFRVTGDYLSYDPYGIMFRKGEPQLSAVVERAFRKLGSNHDLVPLYDKWFVRRLPTGERLNVAISPQLEEAFKALDDSPGANN
- a CDS encoding dicarboxylate/amino acid:cation symporter, with amino-acid sequence MSNRFTQFILGAMVLGIVMGALIFNLMPDSRAELAADINLIAMLFLRLIKMIIAPLVFATLVGGIAHMGSGSKLGRVFAKTMGWFVSASFVSLLLGLVMVNLLQPGANFPGTLPEKTQSTGLPVSAFSIEKFLTHLIPTSIADAMAQNEILQIVVFAVFFAVALGALPERAKPILALIDDLAHIMLKVTSYVMLFAPVAVWAAITATVAKNGLGVLWKLVVFMGGFYLSLMILWGILVIVGFIVIGPRYNHLLKLIREPLMIAFSTASSEAAYPKTLEGLNRFGASSRISAFVLPLGYSFNLDGTMMYCTFASIFIAQTYHIDMSLGTQLAMLATLMITSKGVAGVPRASLVVIASTLSQFGIPEAGLLMIMGIDTFLDMGRSATNVIGNSLATAVVAKWEGELKGEHELGPDDAVPSDAVPGAVLAGH